ATATCTATATCGGCAGACTCGGTCACAATTGCGTAGGAATCTCTTGCCAGCTGTTCGGTTTCGGTAGTGATAAATCCGTCATCATCGGTCCATACCATATCAGCCCATAGCAAGGTCCCACCGCCGATTAGGAGAGGTATGGACACTAGAAAGAGTAGGATTCCGAAGATAAGAAGTATTATTCGCCCAATGCTCATGATATTACCCCCTTTTTAAATATACGCCTTTACCACGTGTTGGTGAATAGTAGTCTATGTTTATTTAATTGTCAACCGTACGCGGTCTCAGGGAGCCGTAAGCACGTGCGAAAGCGTAGAAATGATTAGCGATACTTATGGCTTTCACAATCCCCCGTTTTCTTGGAGAGAATAGTGTGATTGCCCCTATCGTTTCGCTGAAGTACAGCATCGAGCAGTCACCGACACGCTGTGCTAGCGCAGCAAATCACAGACCTCCTTGAACAGACCGGCCAAGCGGGCCCCAATGATAATTATTGACTTTTGCATCTGTTCCCTCCTTAAACAGGCGTCTTTCCTATTCTCAGGTGTCAAACTAACATTCTAGGCAGTTCATATTAACCAGAATGGGTAAATCACAGGCTAATTTATGCTGGGGCATAGTAGGCGAATAAGCGGCTGTTGTCAATAGCCAGTCTCTTCCAATACAAGATGAGCCTGGGGGGAGTATCGATTTCTAACGCAAGATGAGCCTGAGAGATTCAGGCAGCTCGTTTATGATTGGGACATGCGACTGATCATGAACGACGAACAATTACAGACGGTAGAGCAAGTAAGGCAGTTTATAGAGGGGAGTGAGGCGGTAGAGTTCAGGGGCGTAACGGCCAAAGAGAAATACAACTGGATAGAGGAGGTGCTGATAAGGTTTAGCTATCATCGTATTAAGAGAGCTGAGAAAGGGGTGATACGGCGGTACATACAGAAGGTTACAGGATACTCCAGGTCACAGGTATCCAGACTGATAGCGGAGTACAAACGGACGGGGAGGTTGAGGAGAACGCGATACAGGAGACACTGCTTTCCCAGGAAGTATACCCCATCAGAAGTGGGGCTATTAGCCAGAACCGACGAATTGCACGAGTGGTTAAGTGGACCAGCCACGAAGAAGGTCATGGAGAGGGAATATGAGGTTTATGGACACGCTGAGTTCGGGAATATTTCCCGGATGTCTGTAGCCCATTTATACAATCTGCGAAGGAGTAACATCTATCGGGGCATGAGCAGACGATTTACCAAGACGAAACCTGTCGTATCTAAAATTGGCGAGCGGGCGAAGCCGGAGCCGAAGGGGCAGCCCGGTCATATCCGGATAGATACAGTTCATCAGGGTGACCTCAACGGTCAGAAAGGGGTATACCATATCAATGCCGTGGATGAGATTGCGCAGTGGGAAATCGTATCCTCGGTGGAAAGGATATCAGAAGCTTATCTGGTGCCGGTACTGGAAATCATGTTGGCAAAGTTCCCCTT
Above is a window of Dehalococcoidia bacterium DNA encoding:
- a CDS encoding DDE-type integrase/transposase/recombinase produces the protein MNDEQLQTVEQVRQFIEGSEAVEFRGVTAKEKYNWIEEVLIRFSYHRIKRAEKGVIRRYIQKVTGYSRSQVSRLIAEYKRTGRLRRTRYRRHCFPRKYTPSEVGLLARTDELHEWLSGPATKKVMEREYEVYGHAEFGNISRMSVAHLYNLRRSNIYRGMSRRFTKTKPVVSKIGERAKPEPKGQPGHIRIDTVHQGDLNGQKGVYHINAVDEIAQWEIVSSVERISEAYLVPVLEIMLAKFPFIIRGFHSDNGSEFVNHIVARLLNKLLVRFTRSRPRHPDDNGLVETKNGSVIRKNLGYAYIPQTCAELLNEYHRDYLNPYINFHRPCFFPVSVIDHKGKIRKTYPYKMVRTPYERLKSLPQAESYLCPGVTFEKLETIANQMSDNQFAERMVKARSNLFEQILRFANRVA